A genomic stretch from Achromobacter spanius includes:
- a CDS encoding 2-dehydro-3-deoxy-6-phosphogalactonate aldolase, with the protein MNHTGLQSAMAQCGLIAILRGVQPHEAEDIGNALYTAGFRLIEVPLNSPDPLSSIRAMRAALPTDCLIGAGTVLNPDDCARVQDAGGELIVMPHSDAAVIRAAKKLGMASCPGVATPTEAFAALAAGADVLKMFPAEQLGPAVLKAWRAVMRPPIALVPVGGITPDNLSVFAQAGASGFGLGSALYKPGLTATDVGQNARAFVAAWQRAYSAQETQA; encoded by the coding sequence ATGAACCACACCGGACTGCAATCCGCCATGGCCCAATGCGGCCTGATCGCCATCCTGCGCGGCGTCCAGCCGCACGAAGCGGAAGACATCGGCAATGCCCTTTACACGGCAGGCTTTCGCTTGATCGAAGTACCGCTGAATTCACCGGACCCCTTGTCCAGCATCCGCGCCATGCGCGCCGCGCTGCCCACCGACTGCCTGATTGGCGCCGGCACCGTGCTCAACCCCGATGACTGCGCGCGCGTGCAGGATGCGGGCGGTGAATTGATCGTGATGCCGCACAGCGACGCCGCCGTCATCCGCGCCGCGAAAAAGCTGGGCATGGCGTCCTGCCCCGGCGTCGCCACGCCCACCGAGGCGTTTGCCGCGCTGGCGGCCGGCGCCGACGTGCTGAAGATGTTTCCCGCCGAACAGCTAGGCCCCGCCGTCCTCAAGGCCTGGCGCGCCGTGATGCGCCCGCCGATCGCGCTGGTGCCGGTGGGCGGCATCACGCCGGACAACCTTTCCGTTTTTGCTCAGGCCGGCGCCAGCGGCTTCGGCCTGGGCTCCGCCTTGTACAAACCCGGCCTGACGGCCACCGACGTCGGCCAGAACGCGCGCGCATTCGTCGCCGCCTGGCAACGCGCCTATTCCGCCCAGGAGACCCAAGCATGA
- the dgoD gene encoding galactonate dehydratase produces the protein MKITKLTTYIVPPRWCFLKIETDEGIVGWGEPVVEGRAHSVAAAVEELSDYLIGKDPRNIEDHWTVLYRGGFYRGGAIHMSALAGIDQALWDIKGKHLGVPVSQLLGGNVRDRIRVYSWIGGDRPADTAAAAKSAVDRGFTAVKMNGTEELQYIDSFDKVDKCLENVAAVRQAVGPNVGIGVDFHGRVHKPMAKVLMKELDPFKLMFIEEPVLSEHYEALKELAPLTSTPIALGERLFSRWDFKRVLSEGYVDIIQPDPSHAGGITETRKIAAMAEAYDVALALHCPLGPIALATCLQIDAGCYNAFIQEQSLGIHYNAANDLLDYVSNREVFKYEDGMVAIPQGPGLGIEVNEEYVKERAAVGHRWRNPIWRHADGSFAEW, from the coding sequence ATGAAGATCACCAAGCTCACCACCTACATCGTGCCGCCCCGGTGGTGCTTCCTGAAAATCGAAACGGACGAAGGCATCGTCGGCTGGGGCGAACCCGTCGTGGAAGGCCGCGCGCATTCGGTGGCTGCCGCCGTCGAAGAACTGTCCGACTACCTGATCGGCAAAGACCCGCGCAACATCGAAGACCACTGGACGGTGCTATACCGAGGCGGCTTCTATCGCGGCGGCGCCATCCACATGAGCGCGCTGGCCGGCATCGACCAGGCGCTGTGGGACATCAAGGGCAAGCACCTGGGCGTGCCGGTGTCGCAACTGTTGGGTGGCAACGTGCGCGATCGCATCCGGGTGTATTCGTGGATAGGCGGCGACCGCCCGGCCGATACCGCCGCCGCCGCCAAGAGCGCCGTGGACCGTGGCTTTACCGCCGTGAAGATGAACGGCACGGAAGAACTGCAATACATCGATTCGTTCGACAAGGTGGACAAGTGCCTGGAGAACGTGGCCGCCGTGCGCCAGGCCGTCGGCCCCAACGTGGGCATCGGCGTGGACTTCCACGGCCGCGTGCACAAGCCCATGGCCAAGGTCCTGATGAAAGAACTGGACCCGTTCAAGCTGATGTTCATCGAAGAGCCGGTGCTTAGCGAACACTACGAAGCGCTGAAGGAACTGGCGCCGCTGACGTCCACGCCCATCGCGCTGGGCGAACGCCTGTTCTCGCGCTGGGACTTCAAGCGCGTGCTGTCCGAAGGCTATGTAGACATCATCCAGCCCGACCCGTCGCATGCGGGCGGCATCACCGAAACCCGCAAGATAGCCGCGATGGCCGAAGCGTATGACGTGGCGCTGGCGCTGCATTGCCCGCTGGGTCCCATCGCGCTGGCCACCTGCCTGCAGATCGATGCGGGTTGCTACAACGCCTTCATCCAGGAACAGAGCCTGGGCATTCACTACAACGCCGCCAACGACCTGCTGGACTACGTCAGCAACCGCGAAGTCTTCAAGTACGAAGACGGCATGGTCGCCATTCCGCAAGGCCCAGGCCTGGGCATCGAGGTCAACGAGGAATACGTGAAGGAACGCGCCGCCGTGGGCCACCGCTGGCGCAATCCGATCTGGCGCCACGCCGACGGCAGCTTCGCCGAGTGGTAA